The Drosophila gunungcola strain Sukarami chromosome 2L unlocalized genomic scaffold, Dgunungcola_SK_2 000007F, whole genome shotgun sequence genome includes a region encoding these proteins:
- the LOC128253168 gene encoding protein obstructor-E isoform X1, translated as MAKILISALLCVAMFGSMVLGSAECPSPNGRFASGGQCDAYTECLDDVPVQKLCPDGLLFHQRTKATGECTYAPYSTCKERARLQPANGTDECPRQFGFYPNGDDTKCGVYRNCAHGVASLTKCPEGLAFNEETYQCDWPDLVANCNAEAFLGFNCPAADPADGTAPEVDVSPEGELRYYRHPQTCKKYFVCVNGHPRLYNCGKYLAFNSESKLCDFYNKVPECYALLKEKQRLKAEKQSQQVAQPEA; from the exons ATGGCTAAAATACTAATCAGTGCTTTGTTGTGCGTTGCCATGTTTGGCTCGATGG TGCTCGGCTCAGCGGAATGCCCCTCGCCCAATGGACGGTTCGCATCCGGGGGTCAATGCGACGCCTACACCGAGTGCCTAGACGACGTTCCCGTGCAGAAGCTGTGTCCGGACGGCCTGCTCTTCCACCAGCGCACCAAGGCCACCGGAGAGTGCACATACGCCCCGTACTCCACCTGCAAGGAGCGGGCCCGCCTGCAGCCCGCCAACGGGACGGACGAGTGTCCGCGCCAGTTCGGCTTCTACCCGAACGGAGATGACACCAAGTGCGGCGTGTACCGCAACTGCGCCCACGGCGTGGCCAGCCTGACCAAGTGCCCCGAGGGACTGGCCTTCAACGAGGAGACCTACCAGTGCGACTGGCCCGACCTGGTGGCCAACTGCAACGCCGAGGCCTTCCTCGGCTTCAACTGCCCCGCCGCCGACCCAGCTGACGGAACCGCCCCCGAAGTGGACGTCAGCCCGGAGGGCGAACTGCGCTACTACCGCCACCCCCAGACCTGCAAGAAGTACTTCGTGTGCGTCAACGGACACCCCCGGCTGTACAACTGCGGCAAGTACCTGGCCTTCAACTCGGAGTCGAAGCTGTGCGACTTCTACAACAAGGTGCCCGAGTGCTACGCCCTGCTCAAGGAGAAGCAGCGCCTCAAGGCCGAGAAGCAGAGCCAGCAGGTGGCTCAGCCAGAGGCCTAG
- the LOC128253168 gene encoding protein obstructor-E isoform X2, which yields MAKILISALLCVAMFGSMAAAAAGGCREANGTAPVSGSCDAYIECRNGVAEEKLCPDGLLYNEKSTGYPCGYPIDVECTQGQSRLQSAQPTEDCPHQFGYYRMGDASHCGQFMNCAAGKGFVFDCPEGLAWNPATYKCDWPDQVEDCDAEAFLGFRCPALAPKSELLGEQEADYTFHASPDNCQVYFICIEGRPRRIGCGEDQAFNQELKQCDDIDNVPNCSSAIREKGAQIKAARLHAKKN from the exons ATGGCTAAAATACTAATCAGTGCTTTGTTGTGCGTTGCCATGTTTGGCTCGATGG ctgccgccgccgccggagGATGTCGCGAGGCGAACGGAACCGCCCCCGTGTCCGGATCCTGCGATGCCTACATCGAGTGCAGGAACGGAGTGGCCGAGGAGAAGCTCTGCCCCGACGGCCTGCTGTACAACGAGAAGTCAACGGGCTACCCCTGCGGCTATCCCATCGACGTGGAATGCACCCAGGGCCAGAGCCGGCTGCAGAGTGCCCAGCCCACGGAGGACTGCCCCCACCAGTTCGGCTACTACCGCATGGGCGACGCCAGCCACTGCGGCCAGTTCATGAACTGCGCCGCCGGCAAGGGCTTCGTGTTCGACTGCCCCGAGGGTCTGGCCTGGAACCCGGCCACCTACAAGTGCGACTGGCCCGACCAGGTCGAGGACTGCGACGCCGAGGCCTTCCTGGGATTCCGCTGCCCGGCCCTGGCGCCCAAGTCCGAGCTGCTGGGCGAGCAGGAGGCGGACTACACCTTCCATGCCTCGCCGGACAACTGCCAGGTGTACTTCATCTGCATCGAGGGCCGGCCGCGCCGCATCGGGTGCGGGGAGGACCAGGCCTTCAACCAGGAGCTGAAGCAGTGCGACGACATCGACAACGTGCCCAACTGCAGCAGTGCCATCCGAGAGAAGGGCGCTCAGATCAAGGCCGCTCGTCTTCACGCCAAGAAGAACTGA
- the LOC128253155 gene encoding neuroguidin: protein MVQALDHDCEVQGQDIPQAIQLLGEMNSNVKQVTDLVEGMLQRVKRGELTTEYGLSFLEVKYHMLLDYLINLTYVVLRKCSGETIEGDPSIERLIEIRTVLEKIRPIDHKLRYQIDKLVKTATTGVSSSTDPILYKPNPEDMMSSAGPNGEDAQDDSDAEQEDDDDDEDEEDEDEDEAGAAKMPRKAATAGKSGVYVPPRIKPVYYDGDEREADKEKKAMDRAKKRAITSSMLQDLKEEYLDAPTEISSGSRAQQLLSHAQKEKQEYEETYLMRLPVTKAEKHRQRKLTTLGTLGDEILGEISRESALRGDGSKKRKLAKKGKGKKRGGKKRKFH, encoded by the exons GCTCTCGACCACGATTGCGAAGTGCAGGGCCAGGACATCCCGCAGGCTATTCAGCTGCTTGGGGAGATGAACAGCAACGTGAAGCAGGTGACAGATTTGGTGGAGGGCATGCTGCAGCGGGTCAAGCGCGGCGAGCTGACCACGGAATACGGTCTGAGCTTCCTTGAGGTGAAGTACCACATGCTGCTCGACTACTTGATCAACCTGACCTACGTGGTTCTACGCAAATGCTCCGGTGAAACCATCGAGGGTGATCCCTCTATCGAGCGCCTGATCGAGATTCGCACTGTGCTGGAGAAGATTCGGCCCATAGACCACAAGCTACGCTACCAGATCGACAAGCTGGTCAAGACAGCCACCACCGGCGTGTCGAGTAGTACAGATCCCATTCTTTACAAGCCCAATCCGGAAGACATGATGAGCAGTGCAGGACCCAACGGAGAGGATGCGCAGGATGACAGCGACGCGGAGCAGgaggatgacgatgacgatgaggatgaggaggatgaggatgaggatgaggccGGAGCAGCGAAAATGCCCCGCAAGGCGGCCACAGCCGGAAAATCCGGAGTGTATGTGCCGCCACGCATCAAGCCGGTTTACTACGACGGCGACGAACGCGAAGCTGACAAGGAGAAAAAGGCCATGGACCGGGCCAAGAAGCGGGCGATTAC GTCTTCCATGCTGCAGGACCTCAAAGAGGAATACTTGGACGCTCCTACCGAGATATCGTCTGGATCGCGGGCCCAGCAGCTGCTGTCCCATGCGCAGAAGGAGAAACAGGAGTACGAGGAGACCTACTTAATGCGTCTGCCTGTGACTAAGGCCGAAAAGCATCGTCAACGCAAACTGACTACGTTGG GCACACTTGGCGATGAAATCCTTGGGGAGATTAGCCGAGAATCGGCGCTGCGTGGCGATGGAAGCAAAAAGCGCAAGTTGGCCaaaaagggaaagggaaagaAACGAGGCGGTAAAAAGCGAAAGTTCCATTAA